From one Maniola jurtina chromosome 5, ilManJurt1.1, whole genome shotgun sequence genomic stretch:
- the LOC123865739 gene encoding uncharacterized protein LOC123865739, which translates to MAFSDLCHNSNAFKSIENEADQSEENSMVREIITKILDDTGPTETSNTIPPPEKGINSIPPSLNHYPNNDAGNSFMSSLSPYNYNQNLNLTYNYNDQLGGYNFNSQPQHGFNTNGYVNYPENDVNPLLMDPISETEAVTPEQLNLLRLAAQEIGGAQFTSPNKYDEKFYNFFEPNQRNSLPEPNMFANNFNRPNSLNLDMNFNSNYDTAHYNAQRFPNKFENGYLKDQSQDSTDLLAYLNQLNLSDRVRDDLLQNHNDFKMPMEVNGYQTEDFNKMQEERNKLLFNNRNFQQQPPMKGFNGENGFYLNDMMSPMTDRNMNQNYDFSNPANSNSINFKPNGFHPQNEFLQRRDINQLLPRESFQGNGNVERTNFDNLGRDNAAANLLRQQELARQMSVLIRNRPPPNPLNVDVSFLHENTPFNLGLGALLGPSPPVPPPVLPSPMMDLPILAPFYAMRNIRGAATSSSILHARLDACYEQWRQLERERKRTEARLALAYPGRAVSSSNSIPVPRLPPCPTRVDRLTVDMLREHTKVLTLMGKMETLRASVCVAQNKKPNRPEDGKITVLKRGQDNVPAEKDAGADPATFDPATWRDDVKNLAEIAPHSEVESAMLAWRNAVAGVQAARRRELAPHTAHARYMRSDPILQLADAVKQLCVCARRARCAMWCDLTLTVALAPHSHSHLHGESSPQLTAQASPKAQDNSASTPSNAKPKPQEQKEEKPSTESQPAKSETKQEHDQKQSNKQTEKEKNQRRTQNYRKVNQRNDFYQRNQRYDNRFVHNRHPYHYLAAGPIN; encoded by the exons atgGCCTTCAGTGATTTGTGTCACAATAGTAACGCGTTTAAATCCATCGAAAATGAAGCTGATCAA TCAGAAGAGAACTCGATGGTCCGTGAGATCATCACAAAAATCCTCGATGATACCGGACCCACAGAAACAAGCAA CACTATACCGCCACCGGAAAAAGGTATAAACAGCATACCGCCCAGCTTAAACCACTACCCCAACAATGATGCAGGAAACTCATTTATGTCCTCACTATCTCCATATAACTACAACCAAAATCTCAACCTCACATACAACTACAATGATCAACTGGGTGGTTACAACTTCAACTCCCAACCCCAACATGGCTTTAATACGAACGGTTATGTCAATTATCCCGAAAATGATGTTAACCCGCTCCTCATGGACCCAATCAGCGAAACGGAGGCGGTCACTCCGGAGCAGTTGAATTTACTCCGACTCGCCGCACAAGAGATCGGAGGTGCCCAGTTCACTAGTCCCAATAAATACGACGAGAAATTCTACAATTTTTTCGAGCCCAACCAAAGAAACTCTCTCCCGGAGCCGAATATGTTCGCCAACAATTTCAACCGGCCGAACAGTCTCAATTTAGACATGAATTTCAATTCGAATTACGACACAGCTCACTATAATGCACAAAGGTTTCCCAACAAATTCGAGAATGGTTATTTGAAAGATCAGAGTCAAGATTCGACGGATCTGCTCGCATACTTGAACCAATTAAACTTAAGCGATCGAGTACGGGATGATTTGCTACAGAATCACAATGATTTTAAAATGCCAATGGAGGTGAACGGCTATCAGACCGAAGACTTCAACAAAATGCAAGAAGAAAGAAACAAACTCTTGTTCAACAACAGGAACTTCCAGCAACAACCTCCTATGAAAGGTTTCAACGGAGAGAACGGGTTCTACCTTAACGACATGATGTCCCCCATGACCGATCGGAACATGAACCAGAACTACGATTTCTCGAATCCAGCGAACTCGAACTCGATTAATTTCAAGCCGAACGGCTTCCATCCGCAGAACGAATTTCTCCAAAGGCGAGATATAAATCAATTGTTACCGCGAGAGAGTTTTCAAGGTAATGGTAACGTGGAACGAACGAATTTCGATAATTTAGGGAGAGACAATGCTGCCGCAAATTTACTAAGGCAGCAAGAGTTGGCCAGACAGATGAGTGTGTTAATACGAAACCGACCACCGCCGAATCCGTTGAATGTGGATGTATCTTTTTTGCATGAAAATACTCCATTTAATCTTG GTTTAGGTGCATTGCTAGGTCCCAGCCCGCCCGTTCCACCGCCTGTGTTGCCATCACCAATGATGGATCTACCCATATTAGCTCCCTTCTATGCTATGagaaatattag aGGGGCAGCCACGTCATCAAGCATTCTCCACGCTCGTCTAGATGCGTGCTACGAACAGTGGAGACAGTTGGAACGGGAGAGGAAACGTACTGAAGCCCGGCTAGCCCTCGCCTACCCTGGGAGAGCGGTCTCATCGTCTAACTCCATCCCTGTGCCCAGGCTACCCCCTTGTCCCACTAGGGTTGATCGTCTTACTGTGGACATGCTAAGGGAGCATACTAAG GTGTTGACATTGATGGGTAAAATGGAAACACTGAGAGCGAGCGTGTGCGTCGCTCAGAACAAGAAGCCAAATAGGCCGGAGGACGGCAAGATCACAGTATTAAAGCGCGGCCAGGACAACGTACCTGCCGAGAAGGACGCGGGCGCCGACCCCGCGACCTTCGACCCCGCCACCTGGAGGGACGATGTCAAGAACTTAGCGGAGAT CGCGCCTCACAGCGAGGTGGAGAGCGCGATGCTGGCGTGGCGCAACGCGGTGGCGGGCGTGCAGGCCGCGCGTCGGCGAGAGCTGGCGCCGCACACTGCGCACGCGCGGTACATGCGAAGCGACC CCATTTTACAGTTAGCGGACGCGGTGAAGCAACTATGCGTATGCGCACGCCGGGCTCGCTGTGCGATGTGGTGCGATCTCACACTCACCGTCGCGCTCGCTCCGCATTCACACTCACACTTGCAC GGCGAAAGTTCACCGCAGCTGACGGCGCAGGCTTCACCGAAGGCGCAAGATAATTCCGCCAGCACCCCCAGCAACGCCAAGCCAAAGCCGCAAGAGCAAAAGGAG gaAAAACCATCCACCGAAAGTCAGCCAGCGAAAAGCGAAACAAAACAAGAGCACGACCAAAAAcaatcaaacaaacagacagagaaAGAGAAGAACCAACGCAGAACGCAGAACTATAGGAAAGTGAACCAGCGGAACGACTTCTACCAAAGAAACCAGAGGTACGACAATCGGTTCGTTCATAACAGGCATCCATATCACTACTTAGCCGCCGGACCTATCAATTAA